A window from Mauremys reevesii isolate NIE-2019 linkage group 9, ASM1616193v1, whole genome shotgun sequence encodes these proteins:
- the NPPC gene encoding C-type natriuretic peptide, translated as MRISHFLACGLSLALLSVRLEARPAAQPQQKPPRSAPGHELAESLAAGPERGETAGGGRGSGSRLLRELRVDTKSRAAWARLLRDYPGTRRHKGVSKKGLSKGCFGLKLDRIGSMSGLGC; from the exons atgcGGATCTCACACTTTCTGGCTTGCGGACTGTCACTGGCCCTGCTGTCCGTCCGGCTGGAGGCGAGACCCGCGGCGCAGCCCCAGCAGAAG cccccacggAGCGCGCCGGGACACGAGCTGGCGGAGAGCCTGGCCGCGGGCCCCGAGCGAGGGGAGacggcgggcggcggccggggctCGGGCTCGCGGCTGCTGCGGGAGCTGCGCGTGGACACCAAGTCCCGGGCCGCCTGGGCCCGGCTGCTGCGCGACTACCCCGGCACGCGGCGGCACAAGGGCGTCAGCAAGAAGGGCCTGTCCAAGGGCTGCTTCGGCCTCAAGCTGGACCGGATCGGCTCCATGAGCGGCCTGGGCTGCTAG